aattcTCATTTGACTAAAGTATATTCATATATTGATGTACTTGTTACTTTACAGCAGGAGATCCGTAGAGAAGAGAGTAGTGAACGTACCGATGAAAGAAATGGAAGGATCTCGGCACAAAGGGGACACAACTCCGCCCTCAGATTCATGGGCTTGGCGTAAGTACGGCCAAAAGCCCATTAAGGGATCTCCATACCCTAGAGGTTATTACCGTTGTAGTAGCACAAAAGGTTGTCCGGCGAGGAAGCAAGTCGAGAGAAGCAGAGATGATCCAACGATGATTCTCATCACTTACACTTCTGAGCATAACCATCCTTGGCCTCTCACTTCTTCCACAAGAAACGGGCCTAAACCTAAACCCGAGCCCAAACCCGAACCTGAGCCTGAGGTAGAGCCagaggcggaggaggaggataaTAAGTTTATGGTTCTTGGAAGGGGGATTGAAACGACGCCATCATGTGTCGACGAGTTCGCATGGTTTACGGAGATGGAGACAACATCTTCGACGATTCTTGAGAGCCCGATTTTCTCGTCGGAGAAAAAGACGGCTGTCTCGGGGGCTGATGACGTGGCGGTGTTCTTTCCGATGGGAGAAGAGGATGAGTCTTTGTTCGCCGATCTCGGCGAGTTGCCGGAGTGTTCTGTGGTGTTTCGTCACCGGAGTAGCGTAGTGGGGTCACAAGTTGAGATCTTTTGACACGTGGTGATATTTTATTGGATATTATTGTCGCTCACATGGGAAGCGTTGTACGCACGgcgtttttgttttagtttctcaaCGGTAATCAATAAATCATCATATAAGACTCTTTATACTtgttattgataaaaaaaaggtatGATTCGATTTTGTAAttccttttaaaaacaaaagtttactACCCTCTACTCTTTGAGaattcatcttttatttttctcgatttaattttttattttggatttttcttcttcttttatttaattataggTTGAATTGCAATGTAGTTAGCTGAATAAAAATAGCTGTCgtttttatgtatatgtaatcGATGTcgattttatttgtattttcacaTTGATTGGTGAAGAGTAGAACGTTGAGAAGTGAGAGTTCACCAATAGTAGGGACTTTGATAGTTTGATTGtacttttcttataattttctaaaaagatTACTGTCAAATGTATGAATAAACAATAGAttttttagagaaaacaatcaaaagcaaaatttaGAGATTAGTTATATACTACTTACATTAGTGTTCACAAAGTAAAATAGAGAGACGGTGACTATAGCTGGTAATTGATAAAAACAtatgaggaaaaaaaatcatttatccATTGTTGGATCGGTagaatttacatttttaagtAAACTTGGACTAAAggttttttgatgttttttctattgaaacaaaagtttgatACTCTATACTCACTTGTTGGTTCGCTGGAGTGTTATCTGATTAGCTAGCATCAAAGTTTGTTgtaaaaaattgttgttggttttaatTAGTTCCTAATATTACTAACGACAAAAAATGCTAATGAATATAATATCTTGATAAACAATCATATTTTCAGAACTCCATCTTCAAAACAGTGAGTTAAGAATTAATTGGTGGTACATGTACATGCTTACGTACgtgaatttaaaaaataaaaaaattacgtGAAGAATTATAGCAGAAATAAATAAGGTAATTAATTAGTTGTGCTATGATTCACGTTACTAGGTCTGCCAAACTCTCTGTAATTACTATTATTAAAGTTTGcgttcatattttttatattatgttcAAACTGTAGTTCTGacttttagagtttttaattttttaaaattgagcAGTCCAACCTctacataattttattgaatgtGTATAGAAGTCTAGAGGAGTGTTTTTTTAGATGTAGAAGTAAGATGAGATcagaattatataaaagacaTCAAATAGTTCATTGTTAACTGATTTTGAACTGGAGGGTTAAAACGTGAACACCCAAACATGCTCAGTCTGAGCAATCTTAATCCGACCTCAAAAAGATTTGTTCAAACCAACCTGAAATTGATTCTGTAATTGggttttcagaaaatgaatgGCTAAGCTAatcatcaattattttatttttttgttggtaggAACATAATCATCATTTTGAATGAAACATGTTAGAAATTCCATATGAACATTAGGAATTGTCTAAATAAGAACAATTTGGTCACTCTCATCAATTGGTATTGAGTTGGGAAACTTTAACAATCTGAAACGCAATGATGGGTTTAATTGGTGTTCTTTAGTTTTTAACAAAGAGTTAACGGATCAACGTTCATAGCAtacaaatatttcaatttcttaaaacagaaTTCCCTAACAGTTGACTAGGTTTTGCATTTTCTTACGTTCTATAGAATTGagatcatttatttttcttgcaaaCCAAGTCATAAGTTCTAACGGCTTTAAGATA
This sequence is a window from Arabidopsis thaliana chromosome 1 sequence. Protein-coding genes within it:
- the WRKY65 gene encoding WRKY DNA-binding protein 65 (WRKY DNA-binding protein 65 (WRKY65); FUNCTIONS IN: sequence-specific DNA binding transcription factor activity; INVOLVED IN: regulation of transcription, DNA-dependent, regulation of transcription; EXPRESSED IN: 8 plant structures; EXPRESSED DURING: LP.06 six leaves visible, LP.04 four leaves visible, 4 anthesis; CONTAINS InterPro DOMAIN/s: DNA-binding WRKY (InterPro:IPR003657); BEST Arabidopsis thaliana protein match is: WRKY DNA-binding protein 69 (TAIR:AT3G58710.1); Has 3604 Blast hits to 3142 proteins in 247 species: Archae - 4; Bacteria - 64; Metazoa - 46; Fungi - 24; Plants - 3284; Viruses - 4; Other Eukaryotes - 178 (source: NCBI BLink).), translating into MKRGLDMARSYNDHESSQETGPESPNSSTFNGMKALISSHSPKRSRRSVEKRVVNVPMKEMEGSRHKGDTTPPSDSWAWRKYGQKPIKGSPYPRGYYRCSSTKGCPARKQVERSRDDPTMILITYTSEHNHPWPLTSSTRNGPKPKPEPKPEPEPEVEPEAEEEDNKFMVLGRGIETTPSCVDEFAWFTEMETTSSTILESPIFSSEKKTAVSGADDVAVFFPMGEEDESLFADLGELPECSVVFRHRSSVVGSQVEIF